AAGTTGTAGGTACAACTGTAGCTTTTTAGTTGAAATGCTAAAATTATGGAGGTGGTTATCACCGATCTGACAACCATAATCTCAGAGGATTCATCCGAGAGACCTCAAAGAGCAAGCCGGTCTCGGAGGATTCAGTTCGTGAATGAGCACTTAGACTAACTGAAAAGTAGAAAGATGTAGCAGTCTCTTCACAAACAAGAATTAAAATATAAGTAGTACATTTCCTAATGATGTATATATAGGGTCTTCAATGTTTTTTCAACAATTCATATGCGTTCAAGTGCATGAATAAGATATACACATAACTAGTTGAATTTATGATGTATCTCTCACAAAGTCTTGTACTACAGTTTGCACCGCAATAGGTATTCTCACTGAGTGGGTATTTTCATCCGACCATGTCAAACTCCCAAAGGTGTACCCACCTTGCACTCTCTTCCTTGCTGTGAACATCACCGTAAACATCATGCTTTTGCTACCACCTCTTGTAAAACTGATCATAGATGGCTCCACAGTTACGGTTACCCCTGCGGGAGCCTCAACCGTCACTCGGTAAGTTGCTTCAACTGACCCGACATTCATGACAATGCGCCGGACTGTGATATTGTCTTTGAGGTCtggcatggcgattgatgggaggTTAAGATTGCTGATATAGGACTTACAGTCGTCTAACAATTCATCGGTGCAATTTAAGAACTTGTTGTAATCTCTTCCATTCATGTCGTAAACCAAGCCGGGGTCACCGGCCTTATCTGGATCTATATGGCCACCACCAAAGTCGAATGGGTCAGCTAGTTTCCTCGGGACACCCTCTGCTTGGATCAGCACACCGAAATGATCGACCACGGAAGCTGCAACCATGCCACACACATAAGGTTTAGTCATACTACGATGTTTAGAAGAATTTCTTGCATCGTTCTCATGTGCATACCTGTGGTGATGATGGCAGACTTTATCATGGCAGGGGACCAATCCGGGTGAGCTGACTTAAGCAGTGCGACCACCGCGGATACATGCGGACACGCCATGGATGTCCCGGACATGAACACATAAGTGTTGCCCTTGGCTGCCAAGATGCTAACCCCGGGTGCAGCAACATCCGGCTGTTCATACGTAGGGATGTTTAACATCGTTTAACCTACTGTATAATGTTGTTTCATGTTATAAGGATGATACCTTAAGTATTCCTGGGAACGCGGCACTCGGGCCTCTTGATGAGAATGAGGCGATCATCGGCGACAACACTTGGTTCCCAATAACACTCATGGCAGGAGACACCTTCACCACTGGATTTCTATCAAGTCATATGCCAAATATGAACTTCTTACAAGGAAAAAAAAGCACGGCCCCTGTTTTGTTGGACAATGCGACATATACTCACTTTGTTTTATCCAAATATGCGAGAATTGTGTGCGCGATTTCGAAGTCCACCACTACACATGCCATGTTGCCTTTACACACGGTCAAGATGTCGAGGATGTTGGCATCATATTGTGCAAAGATGAGGCCCTTCGCACCGGCCTCCATTGTACGATTTATGACAATAGGAAGTGCTAGCCGAGGTGGTGTAATGGCCGCCTCTGCCGGTGCATAGCACAAAACAATTTTACCGGTGATGTTGCTTGACGCAAGCGACTGCATGCTACAGCTGCATAAAACAAATAAATTGAACAATGTTCATATTCATTGTGattttagacaaaaaacaaaacgGGAAACCAAAATGTGTCAAGTGATGCTATATTTCATTACCTCCTCGCGTAAACAAGGGCCTTAAAGCCACTGATGTTCATAGATGCATTGTTGTGAAGCGATTGCCCCTGCATTTGAAGTCAAACAAGAAAGAGTTCATCTGAACCTGATGTAGTGTTAACTATGAGAGGAGATAGTGTCGAGGGAGGTCCTATACGGCGCTTTATGCGCCGGTTCGGGCATCTGGCGCTCACTGCTGCACCAGGTGGGCCGGTCTTAAAAAATGTTAACAAATTTGAAAAAGGTTGAtcgattttgaaaaatagttcatcaattttggaaaaccTTCATCAACGTTTTTAAAATTTTAATAAAATTtagaagttcattgattttgaaaaaaatcatcgattttcaACACAAAAAttacaaattttaaaaaaaatcatcgattttgaaaaatgttcatcaattctgaaaaaagttcaaaatgtaaaaatttcattgattttgaaaaaatcattaattttttaaaaaaatcagggatttaagaaaataaaaacaaGAGCAGAAGATAAAAAAgcaagataaaaataaaaaagaaaagggagAAGTGATCACAACTGGCGTCGTGGCCCAGGTGGTTGTTGTAGTTTATCAAGTACAAAGGAGATCCCGGGTTCAACTCATCGCGTGCAGGTTTTGCGGTTTTAATAGGAAAAAGAAAATGCTAAACGGGCTGGCCCATCtccgagaggggggggggggggtgcaccggTTTGCGGTTAACACCTTAATGGGTGCAACTGACACTGAATAGGAAATGCCTAGTGTCGAGGACATACCAAGTAAACATTTATCGAGGGAGGGGGCGTATAATAACAAATATAAAAACAATTTTGTTATTTGTCCGTTAATTTTGCCACCTTTATTGCATAAATTATGGATAATGTTTTTCCTTGCAAAGCTTATAAAGAAGATAAAGGATTATGTTGACATTTCCAAATATATCTTCATGTGCAAAAAGAGCCACGATGAACATTCTATATGTTGCttccattagagcatctccaattgGACCAAACTAATTTGACCCCCTATTTGTCCGCGGGCACATCTGGACAATGTCTGGGCTTGTCCGAACCGAACCCCTATTTGCCCATGCACACAGTTGTGTCcaacaaatttgatttttttaattgattttaaaaaatgttcacaaatttgaaaaaggtcgatcgattttgaaaatagttcatcaattttggaaaaacttcatcaactttttaaaaaaaaataacaaaatttAGGAGATGTtcgttgattttgaaaaaaatcatcgattttcaATACAAAAattacaaatttaaaaaaaaatcatcgactttgaaaaatcaattctgaaaaaagttcacaaatgtAAAATTTTCATTGATATTGAAAAAAtcattaattttttttaaaaaatcatggatttaagaaaagaaaaacaagagcaaaagataAAAAAGcaagataaaaagaaaaaaaagaaaagggagaagTGATCGCAACTGGCGTCGCGGCCTAGGTGGTTGCTGTAGTTTATCAAGTACAAAGGAGATCCCGGGTTCAACTCACCGCGTGCAGGTTTTTGCGGTTTTAATAGGAAAAAGAAAAGGCTAAACGGGTCGGCCCATCTCCAAGAGAGGGGGGGTGCGCCGGTTTGCGGTTAACACCTTAATGGGTGCAACTGACACTGAATAGGAAATGCCTAGTGTCGAGGACATACCAAGTAAACATTTATCGAGGGAGGGGGCGTATAATGACAAATATAAAAATAGTTCTATTGTTTGTCCGTTAGTTTTGCCACCTTTATTGCGTAAATTATGGATAATGTTTTTCCTTGCAAAGCTTATAAAGAAGATAAAGGATTATGTTGACATTTCCAAATATATCTTCATATGCAAAAAGAGCCACAATGAACATTCTATATGTTGCTTCCATTATAGCATCTCCAATTGGACCAAACTAATTTGACCCCCTATTTGTCCGCGGGCACATCTGTACAATGTCTGGGCTTGTCCGAACCGAACCCCTATTTGCCCATGCACACAGTCGTGTCCACAAAATTGTTTGGGCACATGAATATTATTGATTGATTgattgtgagagagagagagaggtctaaAGTGGGTCAGGTTCGACGTGTTGTGGTGACTGGGCAACACtcatccccccccccctccatatAGAGGTTGGGTTTGGGGTTTCGCGAACAACCCAGATATACGAAGATGATTTCGGGTGTCCGATTGGAAAGACTATTTCTTTCTCTCTTCTGTTCAAGCATTGTCTGGGCTGTCAGCTCGAATATATAGGGACAATCTGAGAGGTCcgattggagatgctcttaggagcTAGTTGCTTAAAATCAGCCTCATTGGATTGATCTACATATCTCCAAAATTTAGATGACATAATTAATATTTCTATGAACATCAATATGTGGAAGTAAACTAAGGTCTTAGATATTTGAAGTTTAACATTCATAGTCACTTGGTAAATTCTTGCAAATACAGAAATTCAAAAATGAATAAGTATTATAAATCATGTAGTGTGAATATTCTTTCATCTTTATAAGTACGCTTTTCGTTCCATAATAAGAATCGTTGATTTAGTACAAATCAGAGACACGTAATATGAAACGAAAGGAGTATATATCTATAGAAGAAGTTTGAAAAATATCGTTAGTTGTGCCGTAGTCATACGTAGAGAAGGATATCTACCCAATCAGTTGAATGTAAAGGATACCGTTAGTTGTGCCTTTACTACCGCCAATATGTTGGCTTTTATTTTTTCGCTTGTCAAACTATCTGTGATTGGCTATGCATTCCTACCTATGCAGAGGTCGGGTGTTACTCATTATGCTTAGTATCTGTTTGATACTATATTTTAAGTTAAGAAATGGCCCTTTATTCTAAAAAAGTTGTATGAGTTGATGACTAGCTAACGCTTTATATATTATACTAGTAGCACCTAAAAGCAAGTataatagtgggcttatagcctgcttacatggTACTTTTGCATATGTGAAGAAGAGAGATATTAAAAAGTAAGGAAAGTGGACTCTTATGCAAAAGCCTAGCTATATATGTACTTCTACACAAATACAATAAATGCGAAGAAAGAAAAATAGAGTAGGTAAAAAAATACTGATGTAATAGCTAACC
Above is a window of Triticum aestivum cultivar Chinese Spring chromosome 6B, IWGSC CS RefSeq v2.1, whole genome shotgun sequence DNA encoding:
- the LOC123134031 gene encoding subtilisin-like protease SBT3.9, yielding MDMRRAFACTLLLAAMSPLSASDASSKLYIVYMGEKKHDDPSMVTASHHDILTSVFGSKDEAMKSIVYSYRHGFSGFAAMLTESQAATLAKCSDVLSVRPNIYHESHTTRSWDFLGLDYDQPPADSGLLQKAKYGEDVIIGVIDSGIWPESRSFDDSGYGPVPARWRGTCQAGQQFDATSCNRKIIGARWFSDDMSDEELKGEYMSPRDLSGHGTHVASTIAGGQVSNVSYGGLAAGVARGGAPRARLAIYKVLWGARGSGSHAGVLAALDHAIDDGVDVLSLSLGQASSELFETLHAVERGISVVFSAGNGGPVPQTAWNAVPWVTTVAASTIDRSFPTLISLGNKQKLMGQSLHNNASMNISGFKALVYARSCSMQSLASSNITGKIVLCYAPAEAAITPPRLALPIVINRTMEAGAKGLIFAQYDANILDILTVCKGNMACVVVDFEIAHTILAYLDKTKNPVVKVSPAMSVIGNQVLSPMIASFSSRGPSAAFPGILKPDVAAPGVSILAAKGNTYVFMSGTSMACPHVSAVVALLKSAHPDWSPAMIKSAIITTASVVDHFGVLIQAEGVPRKLADPFDFGGGHIDPDKAGDPGLVYDMNGRDYNKFLNCTDELLDDCKSYISNLNLPSIAMPDLKDNITVRRIVMNVGSVEATYRVTVEAPAGVTVTVEPSMISFTRGGSKSMMFTVMFTARKRVQGGYTFGSLTWSDENTHSVRIPIAVQTVVQDFVRDTS